In the genome of Populus trichocarpa isolate Nisqually-1 chromosome 6, P.trichocarpa_v4.1, whole genome shotgun sequence, one region contains:
- the LOC112328007 gene encoding uncharacterized protein LOC112328007 isoform X2 produces the protein MAEKCSSPFNILRGLECPCFYVLVLQKVTTMVMKVDLECEKCHKKIKKVLCRIPQIQNQIYDKKAGTVTITVVCCSPEKIKEKIVCKGGEAVKSIEIKVPEKPKAPENPKAAPEKPKEPEKPKEPEKPKEPEKPKEPEKPKEPEKPKEPEKPKEPEKPKEPEKPKEPEKPKALIVETPKPKEPAPNPAPNPAPPPPKAPEPVPPRTCCAECYHGISGGPCYHDYGRPAPPSYEAYGRPVYDNWGGGGGGGCGCQRSGYYVCRCEYVCEDNPSSCTIM, from the exons ATGGCTGAAAAG TGTTCCAGTCCTTTCAATATTCTTCGTGGCTTAGAATGTCCTTGTTTTTATGTGCTCGTATTGCAGAAAGTCACAACAATGGTGATGAAGGTTGACCTTGAATGTGAGAAATGccacaagaaaatcaagaaagtaCTGTGTAGAATCCCTC AAATTCAGAACCAGATATATGACAAGAAGGCAGGCACAGTGACCATCACTGTGGTATGTTGCAGTCCTGAAAAGATCAAGGAAAAGATAGTCTGTAAAGGAGGTGAAGCTGTCAAGAGCATTGAGATCAAGGTTCCAGAGAAACCCAAAGCACCAGAGAATCCCAAAGCAGCACCAGAGAAACCCAAAGAACCGGAGAAGCCGAAAGAACCTGAGAAGC CCAAAGAACCAGAGAAGCCCAAAGAACCGGAGAAACCCAAAGAACCGGAGAAGCCCAAAGAACCGGAGAAACCCAAAGAACCGGAGAAGCCCAAAGAACCGGAGAAACCCAAAGAACCGGAGAAGCCTAAAGCGCTTATTGTTGAAACACCAAAACCCAAAGAACCGGCCCCAAACCCAGCTCCAAACCCGGCACCACCACCACCTAAAGCTCCGGAACCAGTCCCCCCAAGGACATGTTGTGCTGAATGCTACCATGGGATTAGTGGAGGCCCATGTTATCATGACTATGGTAGGCCAGCACCCCCGAGTTATGAAGCTTATGGAAGGCCAGTGTATGATAATTGgggtggcggcggcggcggcggctgtGGTTGCCAAAGAAGCGGTTACTATGTGTGCAGATGTGAATATGTCTGTGAAGATAATCCCTCGTCATGCACAATCATGTGA
- the LOC112328007 gene encoding uncharacterized protein LOC112328007 isoform X1, which produces MAEKCSSPFNILRGLECPCFYVLVLQKVTTMVMKVDLECEKCHKKIKKVLCRIPQIQNQIYDKKAGTVTITVVCCSPEKIKEKIVCKGGEAVKSIEIKVPEKPKAPENPKAAPEKPKEPEKPKEPEKPKQPEKPKEPEKPKEPEKPKEPEKPKEPEKPKEPEKPKEPEKPKEPEKPKEPEKPKALIVETPKPKEPAPNPAPNPAPPPPKAPEPVPPRTCCAECYHGISGGPCYHDYGRPAPPSYEAYGRPVYDNWGGGGGGGCGCQRSGYYVCRCEYVCEDNPSSCTIM; this is translated from the exons ATGGCTGAAAAG TGTTCCAGTCCTTTCAATATTCTTCGTGGCTTAGAATGTCCTTGTTTTTATGTGCTCGTATTGCAGAAAGTCACAACAATGGTGATGAAGGTTGACCTTGAATGTGAGAAATGccacaagaaaatcaagaaagtaCTGTGTAGAATCCCTC AAATTCAGAACCAGATATATGACAAGAAGGCAGGCACAGTGACCATCACTGTGGTATGTTGCAGTCCTGAAAAGATCAAGGAAAAGATAGTCTGTAAAGGAGGTGAAGCTGTCAAGAGCATTGAGATCAAGGTTCCAGAGAAACCCAAAGCACCAGAGAATCCCAAAGCAGCACCAGAGAAACCCAAAGAACCGGAGAAGCCGAAAGAACCTGAGAAGCCTAAGCAACCAGAGAAGCCCAAAGAACCGGAGAAACCCAAAGAACCAGAGAAGCCCAAAGAACCGGAGAAACCCAAAGAACCGGAGAAGCCCAAAGAACCGGAGAAACCCAAAGAACCGGAGAAGCCCAAAGAACCGGAGAAACCCAAAGAACCGGAGAAGCCTAAAGCGCTTATTGTTGAAACACCAAAACCCAAAGAACCGGCCCCAAACCCAGCTCCAAACCCGGCACCACCACCACCTAAAGCTCCGGAACCAGTCCCCCCAAGGACATGTTGTGCTGAATGCTACCATGGGATTAGTGGAGGCCCATGTTATCATGACTATGGTAGGCCAGCACCCCCGAGTTATGAAGCTTATGGAAGGCCAGTGTATGATAATTGgggtggcggcggcggcggcggctgtGGTTGCCAAAGAAGCGGTTACTATGTGTGCAGATGTGAATATGTCTGTGAAGATAATCCCTCGTCATGCACAATCATGTGA
- the LOC112328007 gene encoding protein PYRICULARIA ORYZAE RESISTANCE 21 isoform X9 has protein sequence MAEKKVTTMVMKVDLECEKCHKKIKKVLCRIPQIQNQIYDKKAGTVTITVVCCSPEKIKEKIVCKGGEAVKSIEIKVPEKPKEPPAKPKEPEKPKEPEKPKEPEKPKEPEKPKEPEKPKALIVETPKPKEPAPNPAPNPAPPPPKAPEPVPPRTCCAECYHGISGGPCYHDYGRPAPPSYEAYGRPVYDNWGGGGGGGCGCQRSGYYVCRCEYVCEDNPSSCTIM, from the exons ATGGCTGAAAAG AAAGTCACAACAATGGTGATGAAGGTTGACCTTGAATGTGAGAAATGccacaagaaaatcaagaaagtaCTGTGTAGAATCCCTC AAATTCAGAACCAGATATATGACAAGAAGGCAGGCACAGTGACCATCACTGTGGTATGTTGCAGTCCTGAAAAGATCAAGGAAAAGATAGTCTGTAAAGGAGGTGAAGCTGTCAAGAGCATTGAGATCAAGGTTCCAGAGAAACCCAAAGAACCACCAGCTAAAC CCAAAGAACCGGAGAAGCCCAAAGAACCGGAGAAACCCAAAGAACCGGAGAAGCCCAAAGAACCGGAGAAACCCAAAGAACCGGAGAAGCCTAAAGCGCTTATTGTTGAAACACCAAAACCCAAAGAACCGGCCCCAAACCCAGCTCCAAACCCGGCACCACCACCACCTAAAGCTCCGGAACCAGTCCCCCCAAGGACATGTTGTGCTGAATGCTACCATGGGATTAGTGGAGGCCCATGTTATCATGACTATGGTAGGCCAGCACCCCCGAGTTATGAAGCTTATGGAAGGCCAGTGTATGATAATTGgggtggcggcggcggcggcggctgtGGTTGCCAAAGAAGCGGTTACTATGTGTGCAGATGTGAATATGTCTGTGAAGATAATCCCTCGTCATGCACAATCATGTGA
- the LOC112328007 gene encoding uncharacterized protein LOC112328007 isoform X5, translating to MAEKKVTTMVMKVDLECEKCHKKIKKVLCRIPQIQNQIYDKKAGTVTITVVCCSPEKIKEKIVCKGGEAVKSIEIKVPEKPKAPENPKAAPEKPKEPEKPKEPEKPKQPEKPKEPEKPKEPEKPKEPEKPKEPEKPKEPEKPKEPEKPKEPEKPKEPEKPKALIVETPKPKEPAPNPAPNPAPPPPKAPEPVPPRTCCAECYHGISGGPCYHDYGRPAPPSYEAYGRPVYDNWGGGGGGGCGCQRSGYYVCRCEYVCEDNPSSCTIM from the exons ATGGCTGAAAAG AAAGTCACAACAATGGTGATGAAGGTTGACCTTGAATGTGAGAAATGccacaagaaaatcaagaaagtaCTGTGTAGAATCCCTC AAATTCAGAACCAGATATATGACAAGAAGGCAGGCACAGTGACCATCACTGTGGTATGTTGCAGTCCTGAAAAGATCAAGGAAAAGATAGTCTGTAAAGGAGGTGAAGCTGTCAAGAGCATTGAGATCAAGGTTCCAGAGAAACCCAAAGCACCAGAGAATCCCAAAGCAGCACCAGAGAAACCCAAAGAACCGGAGAAGCCGAAAGAACCTGAGAAGCCTAAGCAACCAGAGAAGCCCAAAGAACCGGAGAAACCCAAAGAACCAGAGAAGCCCAAAGAACCGGAGAAACCCAAAGAACCGGAGAAGCCCAAAGAACCGGAGAAACCCAAAGAACCGGAGAAGCCCAAAGAACCGGAGAAACCCAAAGAACCGGAGAAGCCTAAAGCGCTTATTGTTGAAACACCAAAACCCAAAGAACCGGCCCCAAACCCAGCTCCAAACCCGGCACCACCACCACCTAAAGCTCCGGAACCAGTCCCCCCAAGGACATGTTGTGCTGAATGCTACCATGGGATTAGTGGAGGCCCATGTTATCATGACTATGGTAGGCCAGCACCCCCGAGTTATGAAGCTTATGGAAGGCCAGTGTATGATAATTGgggtggcggcggcggcggcggctgtGGTTGCCAAAGAAGCGGTTACTATGTGTGCAGATGTGAATATGTCTGTGAAGATAATCCCTCGTCATGCACAATCATGTGA
- the LOC112328007 gene encoding protein PYRICULARIA ORYZAE RESISTANCE 21 isoform X8: MAEKCSSPFNILRGLECPCFYVLVLQKVTTMVMKVDLECEKCHKKIKKVLCRIPQIQNQIYDKKAGTVTITVVCCSPEKIKEKIVCKGGEAVKSIEIKVPEKPKEPPAKPKEPEKPKEPEKPKAPSKQPDKPPPTVDSDSKLKGPDKPKALIVEPVHPMTCCAECYRGISGGPCYHDYGRPAPPSYEIYGRPVHDSWGGSGGCGCQRSGYYACRCEYVCEDNPSSCTIM, translated from the exons ATGGCTGAAAAG TGTTCCAGTCCTTTCAATATTCTTCGTGGCTTAGAATGTCCTTGTTTTTATGTGCTCGTATTGCAGAAAGTCACAACAATGGTGATGAAGGTTGACCTTGAATGTGAGAAATGccacaagaaaatcaagaaagtaCTGTGTAGAATCCCTC AAATTCAGAACCAGATATATGACAAGAAGGCAGGCACAGTGACCATCACTGTGGTATGTTGCAGTCCTGAAAAGATCAAGGAAAAGATAGTCTGTAAAGGAGGTGAAGCTGTCAAGAGCATTGAGATCAAGGTTCCAGAGAAACCCAAAGAACCACCAGCTAAACCTAAAGAACCGGAGAAACCCAAAGAACCGGAGAAACCCAAAGCACCAAGCAAACAACCGGACAAGCCTCCACCAACAGTTGATAGCGATAGCAAGCTCAAAGGACCAGACAAGCCGAAAGCGCTTATTGTTGAACCAGTCCACCCAATGACATGTTGTGCTGAATGCTACCGAGGGATTAGTGGAGGCCCATGTTATCATGACTATGGTAGGCCGGCACCCCCAAGTTATGAAATTTATGGAAGGCCAGTGCATGATAGTTGGGGTGGCAGCGGCGGCTGTGGTTGCCAAAGAAGCGGTTACTATGCGTGCCGATGTGAATATGTTTGTGAAGATAATCCCTCGTCATGCACAATCATGTGA
- the LOC112328007 gene encoding protein PYRICULARIA ORYZAE RESISTANCE 21 isoform X7: MAEKCSSPFNILRGLECPCFYVLVLQKVTTMVMKVDLECEKCHKKIKKVLCRIPQIQNQIYDKKAGTVTITVVCCSPEKIKEKIVCKGGEAVKSIEIKVPEKPKEPPAKPKEPEKPKEPEKPKEPEKPKEPEKPKEPEKPKALIVETPKPKEPAPNPAPNPAPPPPKAPEPVPPRTCCAECYHGISGGPCYHDYGRPAPPSYEAYGRPVYDNWGGGGGGGCGCQRSGYYVCRCEYVCEDNPSSCTIM, from the exons ATGGCTGAAAAG TGTTCCAGTCCTTTCAATATTCTTCGTGGCTTAGAATGTCCTTGTTTTTATGTGCTCGTATTGCAGAAAGTCACAACAATGGTGATGAAGGTTGACCTTGAATGTGAGAAATGccacaagaaaatcaagaaagtaCTGTGTAGAATCCCTC AAATTCAGAACCAGATATATGACAAGAAGGCAGGCACAGTGACCATCACTGTGGTATGTTGCAGTCCTGAAAAGATCAAGGAAAAGATAGTCTGTAAAGGAGGTGAAGCTGTCAAGAGCATTGAGATCAAGGTTCCAGAGAAACCCAAAGAACCACCAGCTAAAC CCAAAGAACCGGAGAAGCCCAAAGAACCGGAGAAACCCAAAGAACCGGAGAAGCCCAAAGAACCGGAGAAACCCAAAGAACCGGAGAAGCCTAAAGCGCTTATTGTTGAAACACCAAAACCCAAAGAACCGGCCCCAAACCCAGCTCCAAACCCGGCACCACCACCACCTAAAGCTCCGGAACCAGTCCCCCCAAGGACATGTTGTGCTGAATGCTACCATGGGATTAGTGGAGGCCCATGTTATCATGACTATGGTAGGCCAGCACCCCCGAGTTATGAAGCTTATGGAAGGCCAGTGTATGATAATTGgggtggcggcggcggcggcggctgtGGTTGCCAAAGAAGCGGTTACTATGTGTGCAGATGTGAATATGTCTGTGAAGATAATCCCTCGTCATGCACAATCATGTGA
- the LOC112328007 gene encoding protein PYRICULARIA ORYZAE RESISTANCE 21 isoform X6, translated as MAEKCSSPFNILRGLECPCFYVLVLQKVTTMVMKVDLECEKCHKKIKKVLCRIPQIQNQIYDKKAGTVTITVVCCSPEKIKEKIVCKGGEAVKSIEIKVPEKPKAPENPKAAPEKPKEPEKPKEPEKPKEPEKPKEPEKPKEPEKPKEPEKPKEPEKPKALIVETPKPKEPAPNPAPNPAPPPPKAPEPVPPRTCCAECYHGISGGPCYHDYGRPAPPSYEAYGRPVYDNWGGGGGGGCGCQRSGYYVCRCEYVCEDNPSSCTIM; from the exons ATGGCTGAAAAG TGTTCCAGTCCTTTCAATATTCTTCGTGGCTTAGAATGTCCTTGTTTTTATGTGCTCGTATTGCAGAAAGTCACAACAATGGTGATGAAGGTTGACCTTGAATGTGAGAAATGccacaagaaaatcaagaaagtaCTGTGTAGAATCCCTC AAATTCAGAACCAGATATATGACAAGAAGGCAGGCACAGTGACCATCACTGTGGTATGTTGCAGTCCTGAAAAGATCAAGGAAAAGATAGTCTGTAAAGGAGGTGAAGCTGTCAAGAGCATTGAGATCAAGGTTCCAGAGAAACCCAAAGCACCAGAGAATCCCAAAGCAGCACCAGAGAAACCCAAAGAACCGGAGAAGCCGAAAGAACCTGAGAAGC CCAAAGAACCGGAGAAGCCCAAAGAACCGGAGAAACCCAAAGAACCGGAGAAGCCCAAAGAACCGGAGAAACCCAAAGAACCGGAGAAGCCTAAAGCGCTTATTGTTGAAACACCAAAACCCAAAGAACCGGCCCCAAACCCAGCTCCAAACCCGGCACCACCACCACCTAAAGCTCCGGAACCAGTCCCCCCAAGGACATGTTGTGCTGAATGCTACCATGGGATTAGTGGAGGCCCATGTTATCATGACTATGGTAGGCCAGCACCCCCGAGTTATGAAGCTTATGGAAGGCCAGTGTATGATAATTGgggtggcggcggcggcggcggctgtGGTTGCCAAAGAAGCGGTTACTATGTGTGCAGATGTGAATATGTCTGTGAAGATAATCCCTCGTCATGCACAATCATGTGA
- the LOC112328007 gene encoding uncharacterized protein LOC112328007 isoform X4 yields MAEKKVTIMVMKVDLECEKCHKKIKKVLCRIPQIQNQIYDKKAGTVTITVVCCSPEKIKEKIVCKGGEAVKSIEIKVPEKPKAPENPKAAPEKPKEPEKPKEPEKPKQPEKPKEPEKPKEPEKPKEPEKPKEPEKPKEPEKPKEPEKPKEPEKPKEPEKPKALIVETPKPKEPAPNPAPNPAPPPPKAPEPVPPRTCCAECYHGISGGPCYHDYGRPAPPSYEAYGRPVYDNWGGGGGGGCGCQRSGYYVCRCEYVCEDNPSSCTIM; encoded by the exons ATGGCTGAAAAG AAAGTCACAATAATGGTGATGAAGGTTGACCTTGAATGCGAGAAATGccacaagaaaatcaagaaagtaCTGTGTAGAATCCCTC AAATTCAGAACCAGATATATGACAAGAAGGCAGGCACAGTGACCATCACTGTGGTATGTTGCAGTCCTGAAAAGATCAAGGAAAAGATAGTCTGTAAAGGAGGTGAAGCTGTCAAGAGCATTGAGATCAAGGTTCCAGAGAAACCCAAAGCACCAGAGAATCCCAAAGCAGCACCAGAGAAACCCAAAGAACCGGAGAAGCCGAAAGAACCTGAGAAGCCTAAGCAACCAGAGAAGCCCAAAGAACCGGAGAAACCCAAAGAACCAGAGAAGCCCAAAGAACCGGAGAAACCCAAAGAACCGGAGAAGCCCAAAGAACCGGAGAAACCCAAAGAACCGGAGAAGCCCAAAGAACCGGAGAAACCCAAAGAACCGGAGAAGCCTAAAGCGCTTATTGTTGAAACACCAAAACCCAAAGAACCGGCCCCAAACCCAGCTCCAAACCCGGCACCACCACCACCTAAAGCTCCGGAACCAGTCCCCCCAAGGACATGTTGTGCTGAATGCTACCATGGGATTAGTGGAGGCCCATGTTATCATGACTATGGTAGGCCAGCACCCCCGAGTTATGAAGCTTATGGAAGGCCAGTGTATGATAATTGgggtggcggcggcggcggcggctgtGGTTGCCAAAGAAGCGGTTACTATGTGTGCAGATGTGAATATGTCTGTGAAGATAATCCCTCGTCATGCACAATCATGTGA